A genomic segment from uncultured Vibrio sp. encodes:
- the tal gene encoding transaldolase — protein MSNKLEQLRKLTTVVADTGEIDAIKKYQPEDATTNPSLILKAAQIAEYAPLIDASIEYAKAQSDDKAQQVQDTCDMLAVNIGKEILKTIPGRISTEVDARLSYDMEGSVAKARQLVKMYNDAGIANDRILIKLASTWEGIRAAEILEKEGINCNLTLLFSFAQARACAEAGVFLISPFVGRIMDWYKAKEGRDFEANEDPGVLSVTKIYNYYKEYGYKTVVMGASFRNIGEILELAGCDRLTIAPALLAELEAAEGEVVEKLVDSKGAQERPAPMTHSEFLWDHNQDPMAVEKLAEGIRNFAIDQGKLEDMIAAKL, from the coding sequence ATGAGCAACAAATTAGAGCAACTTCGTAAACTGACGACTGTAGTCGCTGACACTGGTGAAATCGATGCAATCAAAAAATACCAGCCAGAAGACGCAACCACTAACCCTTCTCTTATTCTGAAAGCCGCTCAAATTGCTGAGTACGCACCTCTCATCGATGCTTCAATCGAGTACGCTAAAGCGCAGAGCGACGACAAAGCTCAACAAGTTCAAGATACTTGTGACATGCTGGCAGTAAACATCGGTAAAGAAATCCTAAAAACTATTCCTGGCCGTATCTCTACTGAAGTTGACGCACGCCTTTCGTACGATATGGAAGGCAGCGTAGCAAAAGCGCGTCAGCTAGTTAAAATGTACAACGATGCTGGTATCGCTAATGACCGTATCCTTATTAAATTAGCGTCTACTTGGGAAGGCATCCGTGCTGCTGAAATCCTAGAAAAAGAAGGCATCAACTGTAACCTGACGCTTCTATTCTCATTCGCTCAAGCGCGCGCATGTGCTGAAGCTGGCGTATTCCTAATCTCTCCATTCGTTGGTCGTATCATGGACTGGTACAAAGCGAAAGAAGGTCGTGATTTCGAAGCAAACGAAGATCCAGGTGTACTATCTGTAACTAAGATCTACAACTACTACAAAGAGTACGGCTACAAAACTGTAGTAATGGGCGCAAGCTTCCGTAACATCGGTGAGATCCTAGAACTTGCAGGCTGTGACCGCCTAACTATCGCTCCAGCACTACTAGCAGAGCTAGAAGCGGCTGAAGGTGAAGTGGTTGAGAAGCTTGTTGACTCTAAAGGCGCACAAGAGCGTCCAGCTCCGATGACTCATTCTGAGTTCCTATGGGATCACAACCAAGACCCAATGGCGGTAGAGAAGCTCGCTGAAGGTATCCGTAACTTCGCGATTGACCAAGGCAAACTTGAAGACATGATCGCAGCGAAACTGTAA
- the tkt gene encoding transketolase, with protein MDRKLLANAIRALSMDGVQQANSGHPGAPMGMADIAEVLWRSHLNHNPANPEWADRDRFVLSNGHGSMLIYSLLHLTGYELSIDDLKNFRQLHSKTPGHPEYGYAPGIETTTGPLGQGITNAVGMAMAEKALAAQFNKEGHDIVDHFTYAFMGDGCLMEGISHEACSLAGTLGLGKLIAFWDDNGISIDGHLEGWFSDDTPKRFEAYGWHVIPAVDGHDPEAINAAIEAAKADPRPTLICTKTIIGFGSPNKSGSHDCHGAPLGAEEITATRKELGWEYGPFEIPQEIYAEWSAIETGTAKEAAWNEKFAAYEAAYPELAAEFKRRVNGELPAQWEEKANQIIADLQANPANIASRKASQNALEAFGQMLPEFMGGSADLAPSNLTMWSGSKSLEAGDFSGNYIHYGVREFGMTAIMNGIALHGGFVPYGATFLMFMEYARNAMRMAALMKVQNIQVYTHDSIGLGEDGPTHQPVEQMASLRLTPNMSTWRPCDQVESAVAWKLAIERKDAPTALIFSRQNLAQQERSAEQVADIAKGAYILKDCAGKPELILIATGSEVELAVEAAAQLTAEGKQVRVVSMPSTDAFDKQDAAYREAVLPSDVTARIAIEAGIADFWYKYVGFDGRIIGMTTFGESAPAGELFKMFGFTTENVVNTAKELLA; from the coding sequence ATGGATCGTAAACTATTAGCAAATGCAATCCGTGCGCTAAGCATGGATGGTGTTCAACAAGCTAACTCTGGCCACCCTGGCGCACCTATGGGTATGGCTGACATCGCAGAAGTTCTTTGGCGCTCTCATCTAAATCACAACCCAGCAAACCCTGAGTGGGCAGACCGCGACCGTTTCGTACTTTCCAACGGCCATGGTTCAATGTTGATTTACTCGCTACTACACCTAACGGGTTACGAACTATCTATCGACGATCTGAAAAACTTCCGTCAGCTTCACTCTAAGACTCCAGGTCACCCAGAGTACGGTTACGCACCGGGCATTGAGACAACAACAGGCCCTCTAGGCCAAGGCATTACTAACGCTGTTGGTATGGCAATGGCTGAAAAGGCGCTTGCCGCTCAGTTCAACAAAGAAGGCCACGATATCGTTGACCACTTCACTTATGCATTCATGGGTGACGGCTGTCTGATGGAAGGTATTTCGCACGAAGCTTGTTCTCTGGCGGGTACACTAGGTCTTGGCAAACTGATCGCATTCTGGGATGACAACGGCATCTCTATCGATGGTCACCTTGAAGGCTGGTTCTCTGACGATACGCCTAAGCGTTTTGAAGCGTACGGCTGGCACGTAATTCCAGCGGTAGACGGTCACGATCCTGAAGCGATCAACGCAGCAATTGAAGCGGCAAAAGCAGACCCTCGCCCTACGTTGATCTGTACTAAGACAATCATTGGTTTCGGTTCTCCAAATAAATCTGGCTCTCATGACTGTCACGGCGCACCTCTAGGCGCAGAAGAAATCACAGCAACACGTAAAGAACTAGGTTGGGAGTACGGTCCTTTTGAAATACCGCAGGAAATCTACGCAGAATGGTCAGCGATCGAGACAGGCACAGCTAAGGAAGCAGCGTGGAACGAGAAATTTGCAGCTTATGAAGCAGCGTACCCTGAGCTGGCAGCTGAATTTAAACGCCGCGTAAACGGTGAGTTGCCTGCGCAGTGGGAAGAGAAAGCAAACCAAATCATTGCTGATCTTCAAGCTAACCCTGCAAACATTGCGTCACGTAAAGCATCGCAAAATGCACTAGAAGCATTTGGTCAAATGCTGCCTGAATTCATGGGTGGCTCTGCAGACCTTGCGCCTTCAAACCTAACCATGTGGTCTGGCTCTAAATCTCTAGAAGCGGGCGACTTCTCAGGGAACTACATCCACTACGGTGTACGTGAGTTCGGTATGACTGCGATCATGAACGGTATCGCGCTACACGGCGGTTTCGTTCCTTACGGCGCAACATTCCTGATGTTTATGGAATACGCTCGTAACGCGATGCGCATGGCGGCTCTGATGAAAGTACAGAACATTCAGGTTTACACGCACGACTCTATCGGTCTTGGCGAAGATGGCCCGACTCACCAACCCGTTGAGCAAATGGCTTCTCTACGTCTGACGCCAAACATGAGCACATGGCGTCCATGTGACCAGGTGGAATCAGCAGTCGCTTGGAAACTGGCGATCGAGCGTAAAGACGCACCAACGGCGCTTATTTTCTCTCGTCAGAATCTAGCACAACAAGAGCGCAGCGCAGAGCAAGTAGCGGACATCGCGAAAGGTGCTTACATCCTGAAAGATTGTGCAGGCAAGCCAGAGCTTATCCTTATCGCAACAGGTTCTGAAGTTGAGCTAGCGGTAGAAGCAGCAGCACAGCTAACCGCAGAAGGTAAGCAAGTACGTGTTGTTTCAATGCCATCAACGGATGCATTCGACAAGCAAGACGCAGCGTACCGTGAAGCAGTACTGCCATCAGACGTCACTGCACGTATCGCTATCGAAGCGGGCATTGCGGACTTCTGGTACAAGTACGTGGGCTTCGACGGTCGTATCATCGGTATGACGACGTTCGGTGAATCTGCACCAGCAGGCGAACTGTTCAAGATGTTCGGTTTCACTACTGAAAATGTGGTAAACACAGCTAAAGAATTGCTTGCTTAA